The following proteins come from a genomic window of Sorghum bicolor cultivar BTx623 chromosome 3, Sorghum_bicolor_NCBIv3, whole genome shotgun sequence:
- the LOC8075596 gene encoding uncharacterized protein At4g18490 isoform X1, whose amino-acid sequence MVYTHVPLLDPPLLNRESEFVDSMDESRKRAVSTANAKNISSSLDEDFGNDFLSSWKLPKSGKDTIDFTVPKSSKKFSFDNLDDFGLDGAFDKLPSFQMGMSDLDFSSPQKKKVKHSSSNADRSEEKKETDKDNFSFSFDFNELGKFSLDGKLGIEEKSTRFTGKSDPISSEVKKDTQRGLSAKGNAILEENTSTDKADTLDTCTLRPSHLTNHESVKNVSQPTSNIDAADSSDNMKECTSVNPATMEQTKVDSLFSDNPGEQPKEIYPTKAAVNLPSQDFSCSAISSEDPTQGLADPVNSKDAPIVNSGKVHVSRESNDDEQSNGLRSRDTSIISPNVSRRPVGQFNSRNEVLEESVSLNEGSQDNQSFSGAPKKFLKKTSHGSGTKNTEEEISGPKSLSCSMQREIRSVEPALTKERGSFSLLSKSVHMKATRVELASETALNQLSSASKVIKKMATHPTDLKREHMQANAVPDKSKTALSKTYSKPASNGLLASSMNVKGDRNAKLGLEPPISGNLSLLNARSSTAHSAGHKVDANHVLMKSSIASDSLQGVPSKDNKISTISQLTGARITKLGIRSPKSNMVPEKESVQVSGTKGSPVTTSRILDSIPEGKPALPSPSTMQKVSEESVLDPKAPKVLKHIMRSPAVRKSPRTVPELGNEMILESGTPKAHVDNAISSRMPPGMEAISDLELPVLLENDGNIEKAEACRKELEDICILLKRKHAEAKELAVRAIVNNNTMLMLNHPMIEEKICSIQKFTNNLISKKYLFEEVGTINTGENDLSSGAWVM is encoded by the exons ATGGTGTACACCCATGTCCCTTTACTGGATCCGCCTCTGCTGAATCGTGAG TCTGAGTTTGTTGACAGTATGGACGAATCACGAAAAAGAGCTGTCTCTACTGCAAATGCTAAAAATATAAGTTCATCCCTTG ATGAAGACTTTGGGAATGATTTTCTTTCATCTTGGAAGTTACCAAAATCAGGAAAAGACACAATTGACTTCACAGTTCCAAAGAGTAGCAAGAAATTCAGCTTTGACAATCT AGATGATTTCGGGCTTGATGGAGCCTTTGACAAATTACCATCCTTTCAAATGGGCATGTCTGATCTGGATTTTTCTAGCCCTCAGAAGAAAAAAGTGAAGCACAGTAGTTCAAATGCAGATCGCTCtgaagagaaaaaggaaactgACAAGGACaatttctccttttcctttgATTTCAATGA GCTGGGAAAGTTTAGTCTTGACGGAAAGCTAGGAATTGAAGAAAAGAGTACAAGATTTACTGGCAAATCTGACCCTATCTCCTCAGAGGTTAAGAAGGATACACAAAGAGGTCTTTCAGCCAAGGGCAATGCTATTCTTGAAGAGAATACTAGTACGGACAAAGCAGATACACTTGATACTTGCACTTTGAGACCTTCTCATCTGACCAATCATGAGAGTGTGAAGAATGTCAGTCAACCGACTTCAAATATCGATGCTGCTGATTCGTCTGACAATATGAAAGAATGTACCAGTGTTAATCCTGCTACAATGGAACAAACTAAAGTAGATTCATTGTTCAGTGACAATCCTGGAGAGCAACCTAAAGAGATATACCCAACGAAGGCAGCTGTTAACCTACCTTCTCAGGATTTCTCCTGCAGTGCCATATCTAGTGAAGATCCAACACAAGGGCTAGCAGATCCTGTGAACAGTAAAGATGCACCTATAGTGAACTCTGGTAAAGTTCATGTATCAAGGGAGAGTAATGACGATGAGCAGTCGAATGGTTTACGATCCAGGGACACCAGCATTATTAGTCCCAATGTCTCAAGAAGACCGGTGGGCCAATTTAATTCCCGGAATGAGGTTCTGGAGGAAAGTGTTTCGCTTAATGAAGGAAGTCAAGACAACCAAAGTTTTAGTGGCGCTCCTAAGAAGTTTTTAAAGAAGACATCACATGGGAGTGGGACAAAGAATACTGAGGAAGAGATTTCAGGTCCCAAGAGTCTCTCTTGTTCAATGCAGAG GGAAATCAGAAGTGTTGAACCTGCACTGACGAAGGAGAGAGGAAGCTTCTCTCTTTTATCCAAGTCTGTACATATGAAAGCAACCAGGGTTGAACTAGCTTCAGAAACAGCCTTAAATCAATTGTCCAGTGCAAGTAAAGTGATAAAAAAGATGGCTACACATCCTACGGACTTGAAGAG GGAACACATGCAAGCTAATGCAGTACCTGACAAATCTAAAACTGCTTTATCAAAAACATACAGCAAGCCagcatcaaatgggctattggCCAGCTCCATGAATGTCAAAGGTGACAGGAATGCCAAATTAGG CCTTGAGCCTCCTATCTCGGGAAACTTGTCTCTACTGAATGCTCGAAGCAGCACAGCACATAGCGCTGGACATAAAGTTGATGCAAATCATGTGCTTATGAAGAGTAGCATTGCTTCTGATTCATTGCAAGGTGTTCCTTCCAAAGATAATAAAATATCAACAATTTCTCAACTGACAGGAGCAAG AATAACAAAATTAGGAATCAGAAGTCCAAAGTCTAACATGGTTCCAGAGAAGGAATCAGTACAAGTGAGTGGGACAAAGGGTTCCCCTGTAACAACATCCAGAATCCTTGACTCCATTCCTGAAGGAAAACCTGCACTGCCTAGCCCATCCACAATGCAGAAAGTTTCTGAG GAATCTGTTCTAGATCCAAAAGCTCCTAAAGTGCTCAAACACATCATGAGATCTCCAGCTGTAAG AAAATCACCTCGAACTGTTCCAGAGTTGGGAAATGAAATG ATTCTGGAAAGTGGGACTCCAAAAGCTCATGTGGATAATGCAATCTCTTCACGTATGCCACCTGGGATGGAAGCCATTTCAGATCTAGAGTTGCCTGTGTTGTTAGAAAATGATGGAAACATAGAAAAAGCTGAGGCTTGTAGAAAGGAGCTTGAGGAT ATATGCATTCTATTGAAAAGGAAACATGCAGAAGCTAAAGAGCTAGCAGTTCGTGCTATCGTTAACAACAATACAATGCTGATGTTAAACCACCCAATGATTGAGGAGAAA ATTTGCTCTATTCAGAAATTCACAAACAACCTGATATCGAAGAAGTACTTATTCGAGGAAGTTGGCACCATTAACACT GGAGAAAATGACTTATCCAGCGGAGCGTGGGTAATGTAA
- the LOC8075596 gene encoding uncharacterized protein At4g18490 isoform X3, which produces MDESRKRAVSTANAKNISSSLDEDFGNDFLSSWKLPKSGKDTIDFTVPKSSKKFSFDNLDDFGLDGAFDKLPSFQMGMSDLDFSSPQKKKVKHSSSNADRSEEKKETDKDNFSFSFDFNELGKFSLDGKLGIEEKSTRFTGKSDPISSEVKKDTQRGLSAKGNAILEENTSTDKADTLDTCTLRPSHLTNHESVKNVSQPTSNIDAADSSDNMKECTSVNPATMEQTKVDSLFSDNPGEQPKEIYPTKAAVNLPSQDFSCSAISSEDPTQGLADPVNSKDAPIVNSGKVHVSRESNDDEQSNGLRSRDTSIISPNVSRRPVGQFNSRNEVLEESVSLNEGSQDNQSFSGAPKKFLKKTSHGSGTKNTEEEISGPKSLSCSMQREIRSVEPALTKERGSFSLLSKSVHMKATRVELASETALNQLSSASKVIKKMATHPTDLKREHMQANAVPDKSKTALSKTYSKPASNGLLASSMNVKGDRNAKLGLEPPISGNLSLLNARSSTAHSAGHKVDANHVLMKSSIASDSLQGVPSKDNKISTISQLTGARITKLGIRSPKSNMVPEKESVQVSGTKGSPVTTSRILDSIPEGKPALPSPSTMQKVSEESVLDPKAPKVLKHIMRSPAVRKSPRTVPELGNEMILESGTPKAHVDNAISSRMPPGMEAISDLELPVLLENDGNIEKAEACRKELEDICILLKRKHAEAKELAVRAIVNNNTMLMLNHPMIEEKICSIQKFTNNLISKKYLFEEVGTINTGENDLSSGAWVM; this is translated from the exons ATGGACGAATCACGAAAAAGAGCTGTCTCTACTGCAAATGCTAAAAATATAAGTTCATCCCTTG ATGAAGACTTTGGGAATGATTTTCTTTCATCTTGGAAGTTACCAAAATCAGGAAAAGACACAATTGACTTCACAGTTCCAAAGAGTAGCAAGAAATTCAGCTTTGACAATCT AGATGATTTCGGGCTTGATGGAGCCTTTGACAAATTACCATCCTTTCAAATGGGCATGTCTGATCTGGATTTTTCTAGCCCTCAGAAGAAAAAAGTGAAGCACAGTAGTTCAAATGCAGATCGCTCtgaagagaaaaaggaaactgACAAGGACaatttctccttttcctttgATTTCAATGA GCTGGGAAAGTTTAGTCTTGACGGAAAGCTAGGAATTGAAGAAAAGAGTACAAGATTTACTGGCAAATCTGACCCTATCTCCTCAGAGGTTAAGAAGGATACACAAAGAGGTCTTTCAGCCAAGGGCAATGCTATTCTTGAAGAGAATACTAGTACGGACAAAGCAGATACACTTGATACTTGCACTTTGAGACCTTCTCATCTGACCAATCATGAGAGTGTGAAGAATGTCAGTCAACCGACTTCAAATATCGATGCTGCTGATTCGTCTGACAATATGAAAGAATGTACCAGTGTTAATCCTGCTACAATGGAACAAACTAAAGTAGATTCATTGTTCAGTGACAATCCTGGAGAGCAACCTAAAGAGATATACCCAACGAAGGCAGCTGTTAACCTACCTTCTCAGGATTTCTCCTGCAGTGCCATATCTAGTGAAGATCCAACACAAGGGCTAGCAGATCCTGTGAACAGTAAAGATGCACCTATAGTGAACTCTGGTAAAGTTCATGTATCAAGGGAGAGTAATGACGATGAGCAGTCGAATGGTTTACGATCCAGGGACACCAGCATTATTAGTCCCAATGTCTCAAGAAGACCGGTGGGCCAATTTAATTCCCGGAATGAGGTTCTGGAGGAAAGTGTTTCGCTTAATGAAGGAAGTCAAGACAACCAAAGTTTTAGTGGCGCTCCTAAGAAGTTTTTAAAGAAGACATCACATGGGAGTGGGACAAAGAATACTGAGGAAGAGATTTCAGGTCCCAAGAGTCTCTCTTGTTCAATGCAGAG GGAAATCAGAAGTGTTGAACCTGCACTGACGAAGGAGAGAGGAAGCTTCTCTCTTTTATCCAAGTCTGTACATATGAAAGCAACCAGGGTTGAACTAGCTTCAGAAACAGCCTTAAATCAATTGTCCAGTGCAAGTAAAGTGATAAAAAAGATGGCTACACATCCTACGGACTTGAAGAG GGAACACATGCAAGCTAATGCAGTACCTGACAAATCTAAAACTGCTTTATCAAAAACATACAGCAAGCCagcatcaaatgggctattggCCAGCTCCATGAATGTCAAAGGTGACAGGAATGCCAAATTAGG CCTTGAGCCTCCTATCTCGGGAAACTTGTCTCTACTGAATGCTCGAAGCAGCACAGCACATAGCGCTGGACATAAAGTTGATGCAAATCATGTGCTTATGAAGAGTAGCATTGCTTCTGATTCATTGCAAGGTGTTCCTTCCAAAGATAATAAAATATCAACAATTTCTCAACTGACAGGAGCAAG AATAACAAAATTAGGAATCAGAAGTCCAAAGTCTAACATGGTTCCAGAGAAGGAATCAGTACAAGTGAGTGGGACAAAGGGTTCCCCTGTAACAACATCCAGAATCCTTGACTCCATTCCTGAAGGAAAACCTGCACTGCCTAGCCCATCCACAATGCAGAAAGTTTCTGAG GAATCTGTTCTAGATCCAAAAGCTCCTAAAGTGCTCAAACACATCATGAGATCTCCAGCTGTAAG AAAATCACCTCGAACTGTTCCAGAGTTGGGAAATGAAATG ATTCTGGAAAGTGGGACTCCAAAAGCTCATGTGGATAATGCAATCTCTTCACGTATGCCACCTGGGATGGAAGCCATTTCAGATCTAGAGTTGCCTGTGTTGTTAGAAAATGATGGAAACATAGAAAAAGCTGAGGCTTGTAGAAAGGAGCTTGAGGAT ATATGCATTCTATTGAAAAGGAAACATGCAGAAGCTAAAGAGCTAGCAGTTCGTGCTATCGTTAACAACAATACAATGCTGATGTTAAACCACCCAATGATTGAGGAGAAA ATTTGCTCTATTCAGAAATTCACAAACAACCTGATATCGAAGAAGTACTTATTCGAGGAAGTTGGCACCATTAACACT GGAGAAAATGACTTATCCAGCGGAGCGTGGGTAATGTAA
- the LOC8075596 gene encoding uncharacterized protein At4g18490 isoform X2 yields the protein MVYTHVPLLDPPLLNRESEFVDSMDESRKRAVSTANAKNISSSLDEDFGNDFLSSWKLPKSGKDTIDFTVPKSSKKFSFDNLDDFGLDGAFDKLPSFQMGMSDLDFSSPQKKKVKHSSSNADRSEEKKETDKDNFSFSFDFNELGKFSLDGKLGIEEKSTRFTGKSDPISSEVKKDTQRGLSAKGNAILEENTSTDKADTLDTCTLRPSHLTNHESVKNVSQPTSNIDAADSSDNMKECTSVNPATMEQTKVDSLFSDNPGEQPKEIYPTKAAVNLPSQDFSCSAISSEDPTQGLADPVNSKDAPIVNSGKVHVSRESNDDEQSNGLRSRDTSIISPNVSRRPVGQFNSRNEVLEESVSLNEGSQDNQSFSGAPKKFLKKTSHGSGTKNTEEEISGPKSLSCSMQREIRSVEPALTKERGSFSLLSKSVHMKATRVELASETALNQLSSASKVIKKMATHPTDLKREHMQANAVPDKSKTALSKTYSKPASNGLLASSMNVKGDRNAKLGLEPPISGNLSLLNARSSTAHSAGHKVDANHVLMKSSIASDSLQGVPSKDNKISTISQLTGARITKLGIRSPKSNMVPEKESVQVSGTKGSPVTTSRILDSIPEGKPALPSPSTMQKVSEESVLDPKAPKVLKHIMRSPAVRKSPRTVPELGNEMILESGTPKAHVDNAISSRMPPGMEAISDLELPVLLENDGNIEKAEACRKELEDICILLKRKHAEAKELAVRAIVNNNTMLMLNHPMIEEKICSIQKFTNNLISKKYLFEEVGTINTH from the exons ATGGTGTACACCCATGTCCCTTTACTGGATCCGCCTCTGCTGAATCGTGAG TCTGAGTTTGTTGACAGTATGGACGAATCACGAAAAAGAGCTGTCTCTACTGCAAATGCTAAAAATATAAGTTCATCCCTTG ATGAAGACTTTGGGAATGATTTTCTTTCATCTTGGAAGTTACCAAAATCAGGAAAAGACACAATTGACTTCACAGTTCCAAAGAGTAGCAAGAAATTCAGCTTTGACAATCT AGATGATTTCGGGCTTGATGGAGCCTTTGACAAATTACCATCCTTTCAAATGGGCATGTCTGATCTGGATTTTTCTAGCCCTCAGAAGAAAAAAGTGAAGCACAGTAGTTCAAATGCAGATCGCTCtgaagagaaaaaggaaactgACAAGGACaatttctccttttcctttgATTTCAATGA GCTGGGAAAGTTTAGTCTTGACGGAAAGCTAGGAATTGAAGAAAAGAGTACAAGATTTACTGGCAAATCTGACCCTATCTCCTCAGAGGTTAAGAAGGATACACAAAGAGGTCTTTCAGCCAAGGGCAATGCTATTCTTGAAGAGAATACTAGTACGGACAAAGCAGATACACTTGATACTTGCACTTTGAGACCTTCTCATCTGACCAATCATGAGAGTGTGAAGAATGTCAGTCAACCGACTTCAAATATCGATGCTGCTGATTCGTCTGACAATATGAAAGAATGTACCAGTGTTAATCCTGCTACAATGGAACAAACTAAAGTAGATTCATTGTTCAGTGACAATCCTGGAGAGCAACCTAAAGAGATATACCCAACGAAGGCAGCTGTTAACCTACCTTCTCAGGATTTCTCCTGCAGTGCCATATCTAGTGAAGATCCAACACAAGGGCTAGCAGATCCTGTGAACAGTAAAGATGCACCTATAGTGAACTCTGGTAAAGTTCATGTATCAAGGGAGAGTAATGACGATGAGCAGTCGAATGGTTTACGATCCAGGGACACCAGCATTATTAGTCCCAATGTCTCAAGAAGACCGGTGGGCCAATTTAATTCCCGGAATGAGGTTCTGGAGGAAAGTGTTTCGCTTAATGAAGGAAGTCAAGACAACCAAAGTTTTAGTGGCGCTCCTAAGAAGTTTTTAAAGAAGACATCACATGGGAGTGGGACAAAGAATACTGAGGAAGAGATTTCAGGTCCCAAGAGTCTCTCTTGTTCAATGCAGAG GGAAATCAGAAGTGTTGAACCTGCACTGACGAAGGAGAGAGGAAGCTTCTCTCTTTTATCCAAGTCTGTACATATGAAAGCAACCAGGGTTGAACTAGCTTCAGAAACAGCCTTAAATCAATTGTCCAGTGCAAGTAAAGTGATAAAAAAGATGGCTACACATCCTACGGACTTGAAGAG GGAACACATGCAAGCTAATGCAGTACCTGACAAATCTAAAACTGCTTTATCAAAAACATACAGCAAGCCagcatcaaatgggctattggCCAGCTCCATGAATGTCAAAGGTGACAGGAATGCCAAATTAGG CCTTGAGCCTCCTATCTCGGGAAACTTGTCTCTACTGAATGCTCGAAGCAGCACAGCACATAGCGCTGGACATAAAGTTGATGCAAATCATGTGCTTATGAAGAGTAGCATTGCTTCTGATTCATTGCAAGGTGTTCCTTCCAAAGATAATAAAATATCAACAATTTCTCAACTGACAGGAGCAAG AATAACAAAATTAGGAATCAGAAGTCCAAAGTCTAACATGGTTCCAGAGAAGGAATCAGTACAAGTGAGTGGGACAAAGGGTTCCCCTGTAACAACATCCAGAATCCTTGACTCCATTCCTGAAGGAAAACCTGCACTGCCTAGCCCATCCACAATGCAGAAAGTTTCTGAG GAATCTGTTCTAGATCCAAAAGCTCCTAAAGTGCTCAAACACATCATGAGATCTCCAGCTGTAAG AAAATCACCTCGAACTGTTCCAGAGTTGGGAAATGAAATG ATTCTGGAAAGTGGGACTCCAAAAGCTCATGTGGATAATGCAATCTCTTCACGTATGCCACCTGGGATGGAAGCCATTTCAGATCTAGAGTTGCCTGTGTTGTTAGAAAATGATGGAAACATAGAAAAAGCTGAGGCTTGTAGAAAGGAGCTTGAGGAT ATATGCATTCTATTGAAAAGGAAACATGCAGAAGCTAAAGAGCTAGCAGTTCGTGCTATCGTTAACAACAATACAATGCTGATGTTAAACCACCCAATGATTGAGGAGAAA ATTTGCTCTATTCAGAAATTCACAAACAACCTGATATCGAAGAAGTACTTATTCGAGGAAGTTGGCACCATTAACACT CACTAA
- the LOC8075598 gene encoding transcription factor PCF7, translating into MEVPTDVQLVLSSFFPAVGRRGQVSLLKLEEDKNQLSKGLDPWSNPTAATASTLHYLLQEKERAQAQEQLQIYHQQGFSSYLQHHHRRQQQQQQQQQSRAAAAGAGAGADGVSSGESTPVDALATAFGGGRIVRSAAGRKDRHSKVCTARGLRDRRVRLAAHTAIRFYDVQDRLGYDRPSKAVDWLIRNAKAAIDELPADRAEGQPAATEAADATEPAEQVTSTSSYGFGNPSGAIGGVAGSFMPHSVGSADGGVSGSGNVKSLFPSSSTASTTPTQDEYRGSPPDLLSRTTSSHHPQELCLTLQSTNNQQHQIFSHHVSQSHHGMISGAGVQGWSEHGQRMPSWHAAASENSSAGDGRGAAGNGDSYMFGVPPRHQGLDHQGQLFSQGEPLQSSGGWPSARAWLDPLAAIHQPSTIAGQVGGFSHLVGAGAGGFMGFLAPAAAHQRLQGEEEQGSEAMRE; encoded by the exons ATGGAGGTGCCCACCGATGTGCAG CTTGTTCTTTCTTCATTCTTTCCGGCTGTAGGGAGGAGAGGACAAGTGAGTTTGCTCAAGCTGGAGGAGGACAAGAACCAGTTGTCCAAGGGCTTGGACCCTTGGAGCAACCCTACCGCCGCCACGGCCAGCACCCTGCACTACCTGCTCCAGGAGAAGGAGAGAGCGCAGGCGCAGGAGCAGCTCCAGATCTACCACCAGCAAGGATTCAGCAGCTACCTCCAGCACCACCACcggaggcagcagcagcagcagcagcagcagcagtcgaGGGCGGCTGCAGCAggagccggcgccggcgccgatgGCGTCAGCAGCGGCGAGTCGACGCCCGTGGACGCCCTGGCGACCGCATTCGGGGGCGGCCGCATCGTGCGGTCCGCCGCCGGGCGCAAGGACCGCCACAGCAAGGTGTGCACCGCGCGCGGCCTGCGCGACCGCCGCGTCCGCCTCGCCGCGCACACGGCCATCCGGTTCTACGACGTGCAGGACCGCCTAGGCTACGACCGCCCCAGCAAGGCCGTCGACTGGCTCATCCGTAACGCCAAGGCCGCCATCGACGAGCTTCCGGCCGACCGGGCAGAGGGGCAGCCTGCTGCCACGGAGGCAGCAGATGCCACTGAGCCGGCCGAGCAGGTGACGTCGACGTCGTCCTACGGGTTCGGCAACCCCAGTGGCGCCATCGGCGGTGTGGCCGGCTCGTTCATGCCGCATTCTGTCGGCTCCGCCGATGGCGGCGTCTCCGGCTCCGGCAACGTCAAGTCTTTGTTCCCCTCGTCGTCGACAGCCAGCACCACCCCCACCCAGGACGAGTACAGGGGCTCCCCGCCGGACCTCCTGTCCCGCACGACCAGCAGCCACCATCCGCAGGAGCTTTGCCTCACTCTCCAGTCTACTAATAACCAGCAGCACCAGATCTTCAGCCATCATGTGTCCCAGAGCCACCACGGTATGATCTCTGGTGCAGGCGTCCAAGGCTGGTCGGAGCACGGCCAGAGAATGCCGTCGTGGCATGCTGCTGCTTCGGAGAACAGTAGCGCGGGGGACGGCCGTGGCGCCGCCGGCAATGGGGACAGCTACATGTTCGGCGTGCCCCCACGGCATCAAGGGCTAGACCACCAGGGCCAGCTCTTCTCCCAAGGGGAACCCCTTCAGTCCAGTGGCGGCTGGCCGTCTGCCCGCGCCTGGCTAGACCCTCTCGCCGCGATCCACCAGCCATCGACGATAGCTGGGCAGGTCGGCGGCTTCAGCCATCTGgttggcgccggcgccggcgggttCATGGGGTTcctcgcgccggcggcggcccatCAGCGGCTCCAGGGCGAGGAGGAGCAAGGAAGCGAAGCAATGAGAGAGTGA